The sequence gttcatgttgagagaataaattaaagatgttgaatttatattatgatatagtaaattcaaggagttgaatttatgataattaaattttgagagaataaattcaaggaattgaatttataaaaatttgagaatttaatttattaaactcaaaatttgagtttataaaatattaaatcatggatgtgataaattcaaggagttgaatttatactaTTAAATTctaatgttgaatttataatgtatttaatttattaagctcaaaagttgagtttattaaatattaaattaaatatagtgggaagTATGCTTAATAAGCTTGTACGAGTACAAGTCagacatattaaataattaaagttcttaatggaccttggttaattaattaaactagttggactagcccaaatAATCAATCAGGcccattaatattaattatgaatattgggttatgacttaattataaataggtgtaatcaagccataaccctagccaccaccttcacaaaaatttcgaaaaagcTCTCTCCCAAAGCTTGAAAAATTCGGCCACTTCCTTTTGGAAGAAactttgagccgtctctcgttttcaatctccaacgtaaaaacttcttctaatttttctagtgcgaattagaagaagaacaaatcatctagtcatggacctgattagaagaaaggaGTCTTTGAAGAAatttcgtagggattcatcaagaacTATATCCATCAATACCgaattagttggagccaagtgatttaatcaccaaaggtataaaattctaacgccctatgaatgtttgattatgaAAATCATACGAGCGTccaatcatatatattttgattgtcaaaataaattaaaataaaattttaaatttccgctgcgtttgggcgcgtAGAAAACCGGGATCCAACAGATCCACAATGAATGTAAAGATTGCATATACATCAGGCTTACTTATAACTCAAAATTTTCACCTTTTAAGTATAGTTTATGTTTTTCGCAAAATATTAGTCAATATATAAGTTACACATTCTCGTGCAATACTCGTGCGACTATTAACTTTTAAACATTGAACAAATTATCTTTATGtcatgtttatttaaaatttaatttatttaaggtGTGAGGGGGAGAAAACATTGAGGGgtgatacataatttttttaaaaaagaaaaattgcacataattcaaatttttttaagatgGGGAAGGGAGAAACCTTGGGGATGATACATAGGTTTCATAGAAAAAAATTACacacaaaattttaaacttatttaggGCAGTGAGGGTGGAAAGCCTTGAGGGATTATAAGAATTcttttttaggaaaaattgtacgcagaatttcaattttattcagGTGGAGAGGGGAGAAAGCCTTGTGGTGATGCATAGGTTTTTTCAGAATTATTATACATAAATTTTCAGATTTATTTAAGATAGGTAACTAAAAGAAAAACTATTTCTGATTTTACttttgatgtatttttattcCCCAAATATATATGCTACAAATCAATATGGAGTTAATGTCTCAAATTTGAGATCAAATATCAAGTTCGAAACTCGATTATAACAAATCTCTTCTCTGACTAAAAAGAATAAGTATTTCTTACTGGCGTAATTTACAAGTTATTGTGTTAGTTCGAAAGTTTATCTAATACAAAATTACATGTTCCTGCATCAAAGAAAGTGTTAATAAAGATTTTGATGCAAATACAGGACGCCTTTTACAAAATATTCCATGATAATTTATTCCTCTAGAAAAAGACTTTAAAAACTATAAAAGATTAAACTTGCATCATCTtcaacatcaactatatttttttattataattcatGACCAAAACAGGAGTGCTTCATAGAAATCACCTAATATTAGTACACTGATATGATAACGGAATATTGAAATCATATACTATAATCCGAccattcggatataaatgatGTATGATCCATAGACTCCCCAGGCGTCTCCTCGTGCTTTGTCGGCTGCTCTTTCCCTCCCACCAGTCTCGCCGGATTTCCCACTGCTGTCGTCCTTGGAGGGACATCTCTCAAAACCATTGATCCCGCGCCAATCTTGGCCCCTTCCCCGATTTGCACATTCCCCAATATCGTTGCCCCGGCACCAATCAGAACCCCGTCACCAATCTTGGGATGCCTGTCTCCACCAAAATTTCCAGTTCCACCTAGCGTCACATGGTGAAGAATGGATACATTGTTTCCAATCACAGCAGTCTCCCCGACTACCACTCCAGTTGCATGATCAAAAAGGATGCCTTTTCCGATTTTGGCAGCTGGGTGGATATCAACTGCAAAGACGTCCGAAATGCGGGATTGAAGTGCGAGGGCCAAAGGCTTTCGGGATTGGGACCAGAGCTTGTGAGCCACTCTGTGAGCCTGAGAGTGTAAATACGATGACTTCATTTCTAATATTTAGCAGAAAACGAGACACCAAGAGGGCAGTAAAAATAGAAATGGACAAATGTAGCAAGTAaaagattcaaattttcaatcagAGAAACTGCCAACGTAATTTGAGTTCAGGCAtaataaattgattaaataaataagaCGAACTTTATTTCCCCAGCATCAAAACTTGAAATCTTATTTACTTCATTTATCCTACAAAATGTTAATCTCTCTTTCAAATCAAAACCCAAAAGAAT comes from Primulina huaijiensis isolate GDHJ02 chromosome 17, ASM1229523v2, whole genome shotgun sequence and encodes:
- the LOC140963560 gene encoding serine acetyltransferase 5-like, giving the protein MPAGELLHPSPPPPLQGSAEEEAWVWNQIKAEARCDAEAEPALASYLYSTILSHSSLERSLSFHLGNKLCCSTLLSTLLYDLFLDIFSNDATLRSASVADLRAARFRDPACVSFSHCLLNYKGFLACQAHRVAHKLWSQSRKPLALALQSRISDVFAVDIHPAAKIGKGILFDHATGVVVGETAVIGNNVSILHHVTLGGTGNFGGDRHPKIGDGVLIGAGATILGNVQIGEGAKIGAGSMVLRDVPPRTTAVGNPARLVGGKEQPTKHEETPGESMDHTSFISEWSDYSI